The Mangrovibacterium diazotrophicum DNA window CATAAGCCGCTTTTTCTTCAAAACAGTTTACCACATCAATCGGATGCAGAACAATTTCAGCGATTTCAGTCCCCGGCAAAACTTCAGGCTTCACATCCATCCCAACGGCTGCTGCCAAGGGATTAAACTTCGGCGGTGGATTTTTGAAGGTTACGCGAAAATATTTAGCTGTTATTTCCGGGATGGCAAGCGTTTGTTGCAGGATCGCCCCCGGCGGAATATTACATACAAATTGAAATTCTTTTCCATCGTTACTCGCCAGCAACTGACGAGCGTCGGGAGCTGTAGCACCTTCGCCAAACATTCCGGGCTCTCCTCCTCCAACGACAGTTATTGCTTTGATTGTCTGCGCTTGTGGAAAAGCGAACTGAATCCAACCGGTTCCGGAAGAATGGTTTGGTAAAAGTGAGGTGGTTGCCAAATCACCGTCGGTTAGTTGATCGACCGTAAATTTGCCACCACTGGAACTTACGACTGCTCCCAAATCTTGTAGCGAACGATCGGCTTCAACGACCTTGTAAGCAACAACAGCCACATCCTGATAATAAGCAGGCAAGCGGGCAATATCCACAGGAACTCCAAACTCCGGCTGTTTCGGTATGTTTTGGAACGGCCCGGTCATATCTGATGGTTTCGCCAATTGAATGCCCGAATCTCCGGAATTCGCCCGGGTTTCAGTCCAAACCAATTTTTTCATGCCATCGGCAGGTTCAACCCAGGGACCTCCTGACTCGCTCCAGCCGGGAGAGCCGGCAATGGCCATTTCCAAATTCAGCGAATCAGCCAAATGGGCTGTCAGCTGAAAGGCTTCTTTCCATTCGGGCGTCATGTAAGTCAATCGCTTTTCTACGATTTGCGGCGTCATTAAAGCGGCATCAAAATTCTGAAAGCCACCAATCCCAACCCGCCTCATCCATGCCAGATCTTTACGAATACCATCCTGTGTAATATTGCCGTTCATCCAATGCCACCATACCCTTGGTTTGGCACTATCCGGTGGGCTCTGAAATTCAGTGTATAATTTATCGATCCGGTTATCACGTTGATCTGAACAACCAAAAAATCCAACGACTGCAACTGTGATGACGAGTGCCAGTATTCTTCGCTTAAAGGGTGCTTTTCTCATTTTTTACGGGTTTAGTAGTGCCCGCCATCCATATTGACTAAATGGCGGGCTATTGGTTTGTTATCAAAATTTATAAGACAATGTCACAAAATAGGCTCTTGGTGGCAAGCTCAAGGTTGAATAAACGGCGTCAGGATTGGCATCCAAGTCTTCCTGTGTAAATCCCTGGCGATCTAATGAACTCGGGAAACCACCCGGTGCCGACCAGCCCATCACACCATTTTGGTTGAACACATTGTTGATATTTAGCTGAATCTGCCATTTTGAGGTGAAATTATACCCAAAATTCAGATTTGTTTGGTTGTACGACGGTAAGTCGAAAACATTGGCCACATTTGCTGCCCGTTTTCCCAAGTAAGAGAAATCGGCAGAAACAAACATTTTGTCGGTGTTGTAGCTCGGAGATATCCGGATAATCGCATGAGCGCTGTTGTCCGTTTTATTTCCTGAAAAATCGATGATCACATCGTCGCCGCTTCCATTGTCACCCACATCCCAGGTTTGGAATTTTGTAGCAACTGCATCCTGGAACGTCGCGACAGTTCGTACGCTAAACCGATCTGTGAAATCATAAATACTCTCAATTTCAACACCAAAAGTGCGATATTCATTGTACAGTGTTGGCAAAGAATACATACCGTCTACACTTCCATCTTCACTTGCTACAGTTTGCTGTGGCACATTACTTAAGAAACTCAAAAATGGTGTCACAAATAAATTGTGCTTACGACCATTCATTTTATAACCAACTTCCAGCTGTTGAATTTTCTGACTTTGCGGGTCGAGATTGTCCAAAGCAAATTGATTGTCGATAGCAACAAAGATGCTCAGGTCCGGAGCTTTCTCCCCCTGTGAATAGCGACCGTAGACTGCAGATACATCTGTAAACTTGTAGTTCACACCGGCAGAAAATGAGAATGTATTCACAACCTGGTTATCATAAGAATACACTTCCGCAATATCCGATTCGTAATTGTCGTAAAGCGTGTAAATATTACCGTCATTCCCCCCATCATCGACCGCAGTTTCTGCTGCCCACTGGTTTTCTCCTTTTATCGCAATTCTCTCATAACGAATTCCCCAATCCAGGTTCAAGCCTTCGGTAATTTCCCAATTGTGCCCGAAGAAAAAAGCGGTCTGACTCTGCGTTGCTGCGATATAATCGAAAGGTGCACTGGCGCCAGTCCCGCCAATAATTCCATCCGGGTTCGTCACGTAATAAGTTTGTCCGTCAAATCCTTCCAACGTAATTTCAGTTTGGCTGGGGCGGGGTGAAGTCATTTGCGAGAATGACTCAGCGGCTCCAAAACCAGATAGCTGATCCAGCTTGGAATGGGCATAAAACATACCAGCGGTGAAACTCATGTTATTCAGCTTTTTCGAGATTGTCAGCTGATCGATGTATTCATCCATTTCATTTTCGAGATATACTACCGGGTTCATGAGCAACGAATTGGCCTGAATCGACTCTCCGGGAAAATTACTATCCAGCATGGTAAAATTGAATCCGGCAAAATTACCGTCAATGATATTTGGCGATTGCAATACTTTACCTAACAAATTACCGGTTTTCAGATCGTTAAAGGTATAAGTTCCAAAATGGCCCAATGTTCCGGCAATCGCATGGAAGATCAGGTTGTCAACTGCTATTGGATAGGCTACGGCAGTGGTATTCCAAACCGAGCTCTTCATGGAATAGCGCATTTTATTGTCGATTTTCCAGCCTTCGCCAAAATTCTGCTCCCAATTCATTCCGAATGATTTATCGATGGAATGAATTTTATCTCTTGAATCGAAATGGACGATCTTATCGGTTTGATTCACCCGAAAATCAGCTGTTACCGGTGGAATAAGCA harbors:
- a CDS encoding TonB-dependent receptor domain-containing protein: MKKNRTGKYFSGRGMSEILLKMKLLTLFVLISLVSSAASSYSQQTKFSFKLNKVTVGEVFQEIEQNSEFILLYNENQLDVNRQVSVIVENGNIEAVLEQALEGSGTTYKIYDRQIVIKPKDSPEPSVVPAEQKKEKEISGTVHDDKGNPVPGATVIVKGTTIGTITDPDGYFALDVPIDAQVLSISFVGFESQDIIIGTQTSFQVVLKESTQGVDEVVVTGVFDPRSRMEASVAITAIKSQQIEQLAVTSAGDLLKNVPGVFVNTSLGEIRNTVYSRGVSVGSNDGESGYYYVSMQEDGLPVTNATFGNYGPDYYLRPDATLGRLEAVRGGTASILGNNAPGGIFNYVSKTGGEKFEGEVRAKYGLEGNGRNPYYRADFDLGGSLDPEKTLRYNIGGFYRRADGARYPGYPMNEGGQIKANLLKNYTTGRIKFYAKYLNDKNAWFEFLPSVDFDNPRLADGVKQYYSVLIPPVTADFRVNQTDKIVHFDSRDKIHSIDKSFGMNWEQNFGEGWKIDNKMRYSMKSSVWNTTAVAYPIAVDNLIFHAIAGTLGHFGTYTFNDLKTGNLLGKVLQSPNIIDGNFAGFNFTMLDSNFPGESIQANSLLMNPVVYLENEMDEYIDQLTISKKLNNMSFTAGMFYAHSKLDQLSGFGAAESFSQMTSPRPSQTEITLEGFDGQTYYVTNPDGIIGGTGASAPFDYIAATQSQTAFFFGHNWEITEGLNLDWGIRYERIAIKGENQWAAETAVDDGGNDGNIYTLYDNYESDIAEVYSYDNQVVNTFSFSAGVNYKFTDVSAVYGRYSQGEKAPDLSIFVAIDNQFALDNLDPQSQKIQQLEVGYKMNGRKHNLFVTPFLSFLSNVPQQTVASEDGSVDGMYSLPTLYNEYRTFGVEIESIYDFTDRFSVRTVATFQDAVATKFQTWDVGDNGSGDDVIIDFSGNKTDNSAHAIIRISPSYNTDKMFVSADFSYLGKRAANVANVFDLPSYNQTNLNFGYNFTSKWQIQLNINNVFNQNGVMGWSAPGGFPSSLDRQGFTQEDLDANPDAVYSTLSLPPRAYFVTLSYKF